In Pithys albifrons albifrons isolate INPA30051 chromosome 6, PitAlb_v1, whole genome shotgun sequence, a single genomic region encodes these proteins:
- the LOC139673563 gene encoding bone marrow proteoglycan-like yields MWPCLLLVLALLHTVPTSHSAPCQPQGDPEAEAIPKPRYAVVKKMRTYTSAQNYCRDVYRGQLASVHSATRNEKLWKLARTYTYSSVWIGAFTTKRAGQWESHWEDSSPWNYANWAPAHPCHIFSTCAALSTQDGLWRSRFCYSLRPFICQY; encoded by the exons ATGtggccctgcctgctgctcgtcctggcactgctgcacacTGTCCCCACCAGCCACTCCG CCCCCTGTCAGCCCCAGGGGGACCCCGAGGCCGAGGCCATCCCGAAGCCCCGCTATGCGGTAGTGAAGAAAATGCGCACCTACACAAGTGCCCAG AATTATTGCCGGGATGTGTACAGGGGCCAGCTGGCCTCAGTGCACAGCGCCACCCGCAATGAGAAGCTGTGGAAACTGGCCCGCACCTACACCTACTCCTCGGTCTGGATCGGGGCCTTCACCACGAAAAGG gcagggcagtgggagtCACACTGGGAAGACTCCAGCCCCTGGAACTACGCCAACTGGGCACCCGCCCATCCTTGCCACATTTTCTCTACCTGCGCCGCCCTCAGCACCCAAG ATGGGCTCTGGCGCAGCCGCTTTTGCTACAGCCTGCGCCCCTTCATCTGCCAGTActga